Proteins from a genomic interval of Desulfofustis limnaeus:
- a CDS encoding MnhB domain-containing protein, with protein sequence MHSIILKTATRLMVGLILVFAVYLLLRGHHEPGGGFSAALVAGTGFALLAIAEGPGTVRAAIRLRSTTISLLGLGLAVAASLTALFTGQPLLTGIWWGAEAKPWIGTPILFDVGVFLAVLGAILSVLLALEEF encoded by the coding sequence ATGCACTCGATCATCCTGAAAACTGCGACCCGCCTGATGGTCGGTTTAATTCTGGTGTTTGCTGTCTATCTGCTGCTGCGCGGCCACCACGAGCCGGGCGGCGGGTTCAGCGCCGCCCTGGTGGCCGGCACCGGATTTGCCCTGCTGGCCATCGCCGAAGGGCCGGGCACGGTCCGCGCCGCCATCCGGCTGCGCTCCACCACCATCTCCCTGCTCGGCCTCGGCCTGGCCGTCGCCGCCTCGCTCACCGCCCTGTTCACCGGTCAACCGCTGCTCACCGGCATCTGGTGGGGGGCTGAGGCCAAGCCCTGGATCGGCACCCCGATCCTGTTCGACGTGGGCGTCTTTCTGGCGGTACTTGGCGCCATCCTGTCGGTACTGCTGGCCCTGGAGGAATTCTGA
- a CDS encoding NADH-quinone oxidoreductase subunit K, translating into MATPLACLVGLLFAAALYLMLSGVLIRFVFGLTIIGNAINLLIFAAGRLNHSHPPLIPAEATLLSQPAANALPQAMILTAIVIGFAMITFLLVLLYRTYAYTGTLDADEAPFQEEWRADDSCPPPLIRTQQDIRRLRRESEL; encoded by the coding sequence ATGGCAACCCCGCTCGCCTGTCTGGTTGGCCTGCTCTTTGCCGCCGCGCTCTACCTGATGCTTTCCGGGGTCTTGATTCGGTTCGTCTTCGGCCTGACGATCATCGGCAACGCCATCAATCTGCTGATCTTCGCCGCCGGCCGGCTCAACCACTCCCATCCACCGCTGATTCCGGCCGAGGCGACCCTGCTGTCGCAACCGGCGGCCAATGCCCTGCCCCAGGCGATGATCCTGACCGCCATCGTCATCGGTTTTGCCATGATCACTTTTCTGCTCGTCCTGCTCTATCGGACCTACGCCTACACCGGCACGCTCGATGCCGACGAAGCGCCGTTCCAAGAGGAATGGCGGGCGGACGATTCCTGCCCGCCGCCGCTCATCCGGACCCAGCAGGACATCCGCCGCCTGAGACGGGAGAGCGAGCTGTGA